One window of Prionailurus bengalensis isolate Pbe53 chromosome B1, Fcat_Pben_1.1_paternal_pri, whole genome shotgun sequence genomic DNA carries:
- the MBOAT4 gene encoding ghrelin O-acyltransferase yields MDWLQLFFLHPVSLYQGAAFPFALLFNYLCTMDSFSTPARYLFLLAGGGALAWAAMGSFAVLVLIPALCAGVLISSLGPRDVHRWAFFFQMSWQTLCHLGLHYTEYYLQERPSMRFCITLSSLMLLTQRVTSLSLDLCEGKVKAEARGIRGRNSVLEHLWKTLPYFSYLLFFPALLGGSLCSFQRFQARVQGSSSLGPRCSVWALTRMGLQILGLECLKVVLRKVVGAGAGLTDCRQLQCIRVMWSTAELFKLTYYSCWILDDALLHAAGFGPEFGQSPAGEGYVPDADIWTLETTHRISLFTRKWNQSTAGWLRRLIFQHGRAWPLLQTFAFSAWWHGLHPGQVFGFLCWALMVEADYLIHTFANLSIRSWTMQLLYRTVTWAHTQLIIAYIMLAVEVRSLSSLWLLCNSYNSVFPMVYCVLLFLLAKRKHKLT; encoded by the exons ATGGATTGGCTTCAGCTGTTCTTCCTCCATCCTGTATCACTTTATCAAGGGGCCGCTTTTCCTTTTGCACTTCTGTTTAATTATCTCTGCACTATGGATTCATTTTCCACCCCTGCCAG GTACCTCTTTCTCCTGGCTGGAGGCGGGGCCCTGGCCTGGGCTGCTATGGGTTCCTTCGCCGTGCTTGTCCTCATCCCTGCTCTGTGCGCCGGGGTTCTGATTTCCTCTCTCGGCCCCCGGGATGTCCACAGGTGGGCTTTCTTCTTTCAGATGAGCTGGCAGACGCTGTGTCACCTGGGTCTGCACTATACTGAATATTACCTGCAAGAACGTCCTTCCATGAG GTTCTGCATCACTCTTTCCTCCCTCATGCTCTTGACCCAGAGGGTCACATCCCTCTCTCTGGACCTTTGTGAGGGAAAAGTGAAGGCAGAAGCAAGAGGCATCAGGGGCAGAAACTCTGTTCTTGAACATCTGTGGAAGACATTGCCCTATTTCAGCTACTTGCTCTTTTTCCCTGCTCTCCTAGGAGGCTCCCTGTGTTCCTTCCAGAGATTTCAGGCTCGTGTTCAAGGGTCCAGCAGTTTGGGTCCCAGGTGCTCTGTCTGGGCTCTGACCCGGATGGGTCTGCAGATTCTGGGCCTCGAGTGCCTAAAGGTGGTCCTGAGGAAGGTGGTGGGTGCAGGAGCAGGTCTGACTGACTGCCGGCAACTCCAGTGCATCCGTGTCATGTGGTCCACAGCCGAGCTCTTCAAACTCACCTACTATTCCTGCTGGATCCTGGATGATGCGCTCCTCCATGCAGCAGGCTTTGGACCTGAATTTGGTCAGAGCCCTGCTGGGGAGGGATATGTCCCTGATGCGGACATTTGGacactggaaacaacccacaGGATATCCCTGTTCACGAGAAAGTGGAACCAAAgcacagctgggtggctcagacgcCTCATATTCCAGCACGGCAGGGCCTGGCCGTTGCTGCAGACATTTGCCTTCTCTGCCTGGTGGCACGGGCTCCATCCAGGACAGGTGTTTGGTTTCCTCTGTTGGGCTCTGATGGTGGAAGCTGATTACCTAATCCACACCTTTGCCAACTTGTCTATCAGATCCTGGACGATGCAGCTGCTCTATAGAACTGTCACCTGGGCCCACACCCAGCTCATCATTGCCTATATAATGCTGGCGGTGGAGGTCAggagcctctcctctctctggctgtTGTGTAATTCTTACAACAGTGTCTTTCCCATGGTgtattgtgttttgctttttctattaGCGAAGAGAAAGCATAAATTGACCTGA